One Gammaproteobacteria bacterium genomic window, TCATCAAGGGTTTTACAGTCAATGCAGAGATCTGCTGTAGGGCGTGCTTCGAGGCGGCGGATACCGATCTCTTCACCACAGTTATTGCAGAACCCATATTCATTATCATCCAGATGTCTAATGGAAGACTCTATTTTTTTGATAAGCCTGCGCTCGCGATCCCGGGTGCGTAGCTCCATGGTGAAATCTGACTCTTGGCTGGCGCGGTCATTCGGGTCGGGAATATTACCCGACTCATCTTGCATGTGATGGACGGTTTCGTCCACTTTTTCCATTAACTCCCGTTTCCACTCGATTAAAATACTCTGGAAATGTTTGAGTTGTCCTGGATTCATATACTCTTCGCCCTTAACGGGTTCGTAAGGTTTGAAGTTTGTATATGAGTCGGAAGGTTGTTCCGTCGTCGCTTTATTCGATTTTTCTTGAGCCATCTACTGGCCTCCTTACTACCTGCTTGAAAATATTAAGCCGCATCTATACCAGAAAAAGCAAAGGAGGTGCAATATAATTGTTATTTACTTTGATGCTTTGCTCAAACTTTGTTCACTTGCGAGGTGATGTGCTGGTTTTATGTGCAGGCGGCACCATCTCATGTAGTATCCCAGCTTTAGTTAAATCAGGTAGTGATTATGTCGACGCTAAAGGCTTTGATTTTTGATGTGGATGGCACCCTTGCCGATACTGAACGCAATGGTCATCGTGTTGCTTTTAATCTGGCATTTGACGATGCCGGTTTGGGGTGGCGCTGGTCGCCAGAGCTATATGGCAAGCTGCTGGCTGTTACGGGTGGTAAAGAGCGGATTCGCTTCTATCTTGAAAAATTCAATTTGGAGTTTATAAAGCCAGATGATTTTGATGGGTTTGTTGCGAGCCTGCACGCCGCCAAAACCCATTTTTATACCGAGCTGATGGCCCGGGGTGAAATTCCACTGCGCCCCGGAGTTGAGCGGCTAATCTCTGAAGCGCGCAAAGCGGGCTACCGTATTGCCATCTCGACGACCACGACACCAGAAAATGTCACCGCATTGGTGACCAATACGCTGGGGGCGGCGGCGCTGGATTGGTTTGAAGTGATTGGTGCCGGGGATGTCGTGCCATCGAAGAAACCAGCACCTGATATCTACGATTATGTGCTGAAAGAGATGAATCTGACACCATCCGAGGCGATCGCTTTTGAAGACTCACGTAACGGGGTGCTCTCCTCACTGGCTGCTAACTTGACCACGGTGATTACGGTGAATAGCTATACAGCGGAAGATGACTTCTCCGGTGCGGCCATTGTGCTCGATCAGATGGGTGAGCCTGATACGCCTTTTACATTGCTGGCGGGAGATGCTCATGATCAGGATTACCTGAATATTGCACTGGTAGAGGCGCTGCACCGAT contains:
- the dksA gene encoding RNA polymerase-binding protein DksA, whose protein sequence is MAQEKSNKATTEQPSDSYTNFKPYEPVKGEEYMNPGQLKHFQSILIEWKRELMEKVDETVHHMQDESGNIPDPNDRASQESDFTMELRTRDRERRLIKKIESSIRHLDDNEYGFCNNCGEEIGIRRLEARPTADLCIDCKTLDEIREKHISR
- a CDS encoding HAD family hydrolase produces the protein MSTLKALIFDVDGTLADTERNGHRVAFNLAFDDAGLGWRWSPELYGKLLAVTGGKERIRFYLEKFNLEFIKPDDFDGFVASLHAAKTHFYTELMARGEIPLRPGVERLISEARKAGYRIAISTTTTPENVTALVTNTLGAAALDWFEVIGAGDVVPSKKPAPDIYDYVLKEMNLTPSEAIAFEDSRNGVLSSLAANLTTVITVNSYTAEDDFSGAAIVLDQMGEPDTPFTLLAGDAHDQDYLNIALVEALHRSAHG